Below is a genomic region from Phalacrocorax carbo chromosome 10, bPhaCar2.1, whole genome shotgun sequence.
GCTAATTAAGTTTTGCTGAATGCCCAATACACTAAAATCCTTTCACTCCATGTGGGCACTCCATTTGTTTTTTTTGACTGGGTAAACATTACCTTTAGCAGCTTCAGATATGCTCAAGATCATGATAAGTATCCCATTTCTCTTTGAATCCTGTTATATTCTTGGCCTCAGCGGCACCATGGCTGTGAATTTCACAGCCAAATTACTCCTCGTGTGGAAATACTCCCTTCTGTCTGAtttgatttttaatgttttttttttcccacttacGTTTCCATCAGCCTGCCTGCTGGTTTCAGAGTTAGCAGGCACATTGAATGGGAGTGCAGGGTCCCCTTGCTCTGTGCAGTTCAGGATTTATACCAGTTAGTCATGTTCCTTcttatttgtttcatttctgaagtAACCAAGGGAGAGAGAAGACCTAGTGTGTCACTCTTACAATTGTTTTATAGCTGATTGTGCCATAAATGCACGCAGCAACggatggagaagaaaatgtaCCAAACCTGCCCCTAGGCACTCATGTTCTAGTGGCCTGAGGGTGCTTGCTGTGGGGGTGGGTTGAAGCAAACCCAAGGGGGGATGCTtcggggctgctggggcagaaaGGAGGGCAGTGTGGCTCTCCAGCTTGGTTTCTGCATCTTCTCAATGCCCTCCTTtgtgttcagcctgcagaagcgCATTGCAGAGTGCCAGTACTGGCCTGTGGAGGTCTGCGGGATGTCTGTGGCCTCACCCAGCAAAGGGAAAACTAGCAAAGCTGACAAGGTAAAAGTGAGGAGGGATATATTGTTCTGGCTTGTGGAGCAGCACTGCATTATcgagcattttcttttcaatgcCTTTGTAATACCAAAACCAGCACTGAACCAGCCAAAGCGAGTCAGAGAGCTAGAGGCTTTGTAAAGGGATTAATCAGCCTTATAGTGCTGTTAAGTGGACAAAGGataatatttttcccttgtagCACACAGAGCCCTCACTGCCAGTCTGTGGTAGCTCGGTGGAAAGGAGTCAGGGAGAGGGTGCTTTTCGAGAATTGAGGTAATTCACTGAGCTTGTCTTCGGCCAATGGGTTTTTGGAGCATCTTGAAGAAATTTATGCCTTCTTTCTTGGAGTTTAAATAAGTTATGTTTTTGCACATAAATGGGGTGGTTTAACCAAGAAACCGCTCCTTAGCTAATCATTCCATTTCTGGTGGCTGATTGTGTGAGAGCTTCTAATCTGTTCCAGGGAAAGTCATACAATTTGGTATGAATCTCTTTCCGGACTCATACATGTCAGAATTTTGCAGCTTTGATGGAGATCCTTCTCCCTCACTCTCACCAGTCTGCTGCTAGCCCAGTCTCTCAGACCTCCTAGCTACCTGATTTCTGTCAAACCTGAGATGCCCAGCTCTGGTAGGGTGGCTTGGATTTCCAACCACATGGTTGGTAATTTTGCAGCTGTATCTCAAAAAGACCATTCTGAGGAACGGCATGTTGTGGGCATCAGAGAGAAAAGCTGCCCTGCAGGGATTGGGATAAAATTTATATTCTACATATCAAATGACTCCAGTGTTTTTGTCCTGGTTGTCTCAGCTGCATGCCAGCGACAGAGCGCTACTGGCTCGTCAGGTGCATCCATTTGCTGTGTGGCCTCTTCTTAATGGGATCAGTGACCTTGTTTCCTTACAGAGAATAACAGTCCGTTCAGTATCTCAGTCCCTTGTTCTGTGTTTCCAGGGAGATGAGGACAAGCAGATTTTCTTCCATGGTGTGGCATATGTCAACATGGTGCCTTTGCTTTGCCCCGGCGTGAAGCAGATCCGAGGCGCATTTCGTGTCTTCGCCTACCAAGACAGTGAGGTGTTTGAGAAGGTGAGAGCAGGCCAGAGAGCCAGCCTCTGCTCCAGCTTTGCAGCTGTGGTTGCGCAGCACGGTGTTTGGGAGCAGGCAGCGTGGGGTttgggagcaggcagcacaggtggCATGGTACTCACAGGCTAGCTCTGAAACTTCACTGCCTTTCTGGCGATGGAGAAAAACAAGACAAGCTTTTAGGTGCAGACTTCTCAAAGGCAGGGGATTTGTGGGCATGTGGGAACAGGTTTGGGGGCTGGGAGAGGCTCTGAATCTCACTCCACTTCCTTCTgtgccagcagctgagcagggagTGCTGTAAGAACGCTCCTCTCCCCTGTCTGGAACATGAACAAATGAACTGCATTGCTGAGAAGAGCAAACAGTGACTCTAAACAATGTTATCCCAGGCAACGACCAAAAAAGCTGTCACTGGAGCTTTTCCAGCTGTAGCTCATGGAGGTTTATTTGTCTTTGCGTTTCTCCCCTCTCTGTTACTAAGAGTGACCGTTACATCTCCATTTTCCCACAGTACTCTCAGAACAGACCTGAGTTTGTTTCAGGACAAGGAGCACAGACTGGTTTTTCTGCTCACAGCCCTGTAGCACTGCTGTCCAGGCCACAGGAGCCAAGTGAATTACAGCCCTTCTCGCTGCCTCCATGCTGCCACTGGCTGTTGCAGAGCAGGGCTAGGGACCCAGCTGTTTGCTGGTCTCTGCTTTGCAGCCGTGTTTAATGGCCTCTTTGCTGTGTGGTACTCCTTGTCCTGTAGCATTTATCTATTGCAAGTGAAGTGACACGTTCTTTTTGTCATTCTCATTCTCTGGTTTTGTGGATGCTTCGGGTTGCTCCTTGGCCTTGGTCTAGACCAAGCTGCTCCATCCTTTCCCCAGCATCCCCTCAGTTCTTGCTAGCCCATATAACAGTGATGACTGGGAGGGAACGACCTGTCTAGGGGGTCAAGCAGTGTGTAAATAGACAATCTGAAAAACCTTGCAATTCACTGTCATGTGTCAGGGAAGCTGCTCCACACCTGAAGGTGAGCCAGGAGCTGAGAGTCACTGCAGAGTAGGTGGGGGCACCCAAAAAATTGCAGAGCAGACCTAGTGAGGATAGCGAGATTCATCTAACAGTCCACATCACCAGACAAGACCATAGCCATGAGGCAGGTCCAGCATCAAGCCAGGAATTCAGGCCAGCGGGTCAGGACTGGGGCAGTACAGGGCTGGGCTCCAGCAAATCTACCACATAGCTCAAGCAAGAATCAAGGGCCAGCACCTCCGTGAAAATACAGCTCTTGAGAGAAGTCAGAGAGACACCACTGAGGCTTTCTCAGGCAGCTCTTTTCATAGCAGTCTAAGATGAGGCTATGCAGCTACAAGGTATCAGAGCTGGCCTTGAGTACCAGCAGCTAAACTCCTGGGGGGGCGGTTGTGGTTGTGGAGCTCCTTAATGCATTTAGGACCCTGACAACATGTTTTGCAATGTGAGAGGTTAAGGCAAAGGGGTGGGGAAGCCTAGTTTGTCCCTTGATTCCCTCTgttccctctttttttcagactaGAATTCAGCACAGTGTTTTCCGGGATCTCAGGTCGCAGCTCAGTCTGACTAAGGAAAGGCCATGTACACCAGGAATCACTACTCCCCTTTCCAGAGCTGTTCCCAGCAAGACTCAGAAggaagacaaagagaaaatcaCCAAAGATAAGGATTCCAACAGAAGGGTAAGGTTTAGAGAGGCATGCTGCAACACGGTTGCTTCATTTCCACATCAGCGGTAGTTGGGGCATGCAGAAACCAGGGACTGATGCTGTGTTGCATCAGCCAACTGAGAGATGCTCATTATCCTGAAATTTTGGTACAGGCTGCCTGAGCAAATGTACCACTCACATCCTGAATTTGCAAAGGTGTGAGGTTTATTCAATCTGAAACAAGAGACATCTTGTCTTTTTCGTCAATAGATGTCCAATGCGCCCAAAATCCAGTTGTCAGATGCCACTGCAGAAGCTGAAAATGTCACATACCTCAGCCTTGACAGACAGGTAACTAAGTATCtccaaaaagaaggaagggcTGCTAGAACATCCCTGCACCAATGTCTCACACCTTTCATGCAATTAAGTTCTTCAAGTGAGTTAGACAAAGGATGTTTTACATAGATGCTGTCCTGGAGTTCTTCCTGTGACGTCCAGCTGGAGGACAGTCTAGCATTGGGCTAGAAGCATTGGGATGTAAATAATCAGGCATTTATTCAGAAGTGTTCTTTTATATTTTGGCTTATTCCTCAAAACATCTagaatacatattcattctgcAAGCAGATTGATTATCTGGGCTTTGTCCTTCTCCTAGACTGGTTTCTTGAGCTGAATTTTGCTGCTGTAAATCATTCTGAGGGCAGGTTATAAAACAAGCTATATCTCTGCTGTTTGAAGAGGTTTTGCTGAAGATCTGTAGCTATATGCTCAGTCTTTCATCATGCCAGTAATGGCTATAGACAGCACGACATTGAGAGAGCCATGTTTATCTTCACAGCAATACATTGAAGCCGGAATGTTCCTGGTGATGGAGATAAAGTTGGACAAGGCCTTGGTACCAAAGCGATTGCGAGAGGAGCTCACCAGTCGGTGTGTAAAGATATGCTGTAACTCTGGGAATCTCATTTCTGCAGGATAGAAACAGGGCTGTACAGCGAGCCACCCCCTTGGAGTTCTCTGCAAAGACCAGCTGAGGGCCTGAGCCAAAGCCCACTGGAATCAAGGGGGAGGATTGGCCAGACTGCTTAAGAGATGGCATCTGGTGTGTTGGGAAAACACTCATGTTCATCCGAGCTgccatctccctgccgttcctCTCAAGGAGAGAGACACCAGAGCAGCACAATAGTGTCTGCGTTCCCATCTGGGCTTTGTTTCCCTTTAATTCCCGTGGGCTTACCTCTTGCACATGATGATCAGCTGCTTGGTCAGAACTGGCCACCAGCATGGACTGCCCTGAATAGCGCTGCTGTGACTTCAGCATAGcattctctaattttttttcccttttcagaagGTTTTCACCATCTTCTATCCGTTCTGCAGCTCTTACATTAGTTTTCACATTGTATCGCTGTAGAGCTGCTCTCTCTTAGCTGCTTCGAGTCTTTCCCTGTCTGTTTTGATTTGAGGCAGTTGCTTCCTGTCCAGTGGTATCTCTGCTGTGTTATAGTCTAGGAAAGGCCTAGCATGTATAATTTATTGactaaaaaagagaaaatgcagcaaatgAATAAAGTATAACATGCAGAGGTGGTATGCCTCTCTCCAACAGAAATAAGAGCAGCAGTCGTTCTCTGAAGGGAAAGTATGTCTGTTGTCTCCTCTCTGCAGTCTTCTAGGAAGAAGAAGTTGAGGAAGGTGAACCCCCCCTTACCATAGTCcttctccttgccctttttATACTATTCCTACTCTACTGCAACTTGTGTGAATTCAGTGTATTTCCTCCTCATTCACCTGCCATGTGCAGCTGCAGATGTCAGGCCTGAAAATTCAGCCCTCCTGAGTCCTAGGAAGGGTCCTGTTTTGGGGGTCTCCAGCTGATGCTGCATGCGTGTGTCCTAGCAGATGAGATCAACAGTGGATCTTTTTCTGGAAGGATCTTTGAATACATATCTTAGTAGAAAACCATAGCCCTCTTTCTTGAGCTCCATCCAAAATTCTCTGTCAGCCTCTGCCTGGCCCTCATCACTCACTTGCTTTCCCcaggttgttggtttttttctcatctgaaaGTAAAGCAGTTTGGTTTTCGTCTGTACCACTGGCGGAGGTAACATGTCAGTGGTGTGTGCTGTTCTGAGGGTGGGACTGTGAGTGTGGGAGCTGCACTACTCACTTGTTCAGGCTTTGTGGCTTCCCAAGGAGGGGTGACAGGTCTCTGCAGAGCAAGGGGACCGCTCAGGGCCATGGCACTTGACTGCACAGCACAGAGGGTTTTGTGTGGGATAAGTGGCCAGGGCTCGGGACCTgaagaaggcagcagctggtCAGGGGTCTGTAAGCTGGCAGAACAGTTACAGGAGTGGTTTATATTTGGTGGGGAATAAGCAATTTGCTTTGCTAATTGGGTAGGAGCCACCACAGGGATGTGACACCTCTGCTTGAAGGGCTGGATTTTGTTCTAAGTGTGCTTTGGTACCAATAAGCAGGAAATCTTGATAAAAATCCTAGTGAATGTAGGCTGGTTTGACACCAAGGATTTTACTAAAATCTTAATAAAATTGATGGTAATCTTAACAGTTTTTTATCCATATTTGAAAGGTCATTGTAACCCTAGTAGTGGTACAAACAGGGGTGGTATGGTGTTTAGGAGCCAGTGCATGGCCAAGGGTGAGGTGCCACAGCTGCACTGTGGGCTGTCAGGAACCAGTTACAGTTCCTGTAAACCTGGGGATTAcattaataaaattcttcagAGCTGTCCTCAGGTTGATACCTTTCCTACAGCTGTTCCAGCAGACACAGGAGATTGTGAGTTAAAGGAATAGCAGCTTGATAAGGAGATCTGCTTCTCTAGGACAGTGCTTTTGATTGCTAGTAACAAATATTAACCTTAGCTTCTGGGCTGATCTTCTACGATAGTTTTTGTGTGATGGATCAGTCAAACCCAGTGAAAATAACAACTaaataaatcttatttattCTCCATGGAGTGTAATCAGCAGCAGGGAGTGAGGCAGCAGCTAGTTGCCCCAAGATATTATGATGAGCTACTAGCATCAAATGGCCTGGTCTTTACTGTTCCTTCTTGGTCTGAGACTTCAgtttcccttctccccaggTCCCTGTGAGCTGTCTCAAGGATATGATGACAGGCTGGAGCCCTTGCACTACAGGCTGCCTGCGCCCAAGACAAGCCAGTGTTGCTGGCAGTGTGTCTGGCTGATGTCTTCTGTCCTCTCATTGGCAGGGTCAAGCAGATGATTCCTCCTCGCCCTCCGCTGCCTCGCCAGACTgcaggagccaagaaggtaCGTGCAAGAGCCTGTGGCCTTGACATCACTCTGACACCTCATCCTGCCCTCATCCCTCTCACACAGGAGAATCTTCATTCTCAATCTCAGCCCTGCAGCAACATGTAGATGAGGTTTGAAGGgaaatacacaggaaaaaaaacaaacttatgGATGTGTTATCTTCACAGTACAATGCCTTGGGAAATCATTCCTGGGCTGCGTCACTAGTTTGCAGCCTATATGAAGGGGAGAGATGTAGCaaaggcagggaaggcagcagtgTGGGGATGTTTGGAAGGAAACAGAATGCTGGGGAAGGAGGTTACCAGAACCTTATGTTTACCCTGGGCAGACCCAACAGTTTAGTGTCTCAGATAGCCCATGTGCTTTATTGGACCCAGACAAATGTGAAAAGAATCAGCCCTGATCGCTCTTGGGTCACCCAGATTTTTTGaggatttttgtgtgtgtgatatCTTCAGGAAATGGTCTGAGAGCACTGGCTCATCTTCTGTGGGTACAGAGCAGCCGTCGAAGGAGAATGTCCTCAGGTGGCCTCTGGCCTCTGGTAAACTCAAAGCAGCTGTGAGGGAAGAAGCAGGACTTCAATAACTgacccctgtgctgctgcagaattGATTTGTGCTGGACTGTCTGGAGTGCAGAGAGTGATACGTTTTGATTATTGCAGCACACGAGAGCTTCTGCCACTGAAGAGGGCTGGCCCATGGGTTTATGGGCAAATGAGCCCATAATGAGCTATATAATAGCTCATTTGCTCATCCAGAAAATGATATAGGATCAttgaatgctttgggttggaagggacctttaaaggccatctagtccaaccctcctgcagtgagcagggacatcttcaactagatcaggttgctcagagccccatccaacctgaccttgaaagtttcctgggatggggcatctaccacctctcttaAATCTAGGCTGAATCtgccctcttttagtttaaaaccatcaccccttctTCTATTGCTACAGGCcatactaaaaagtctgtccccaccTTTCTTGTAACCCCtctttaagcactggaaggccacaataaggtctccccgcagccttcccttctccaggctgaacaaccccaactctctcaccctgccctcacagcagaggtgttccaccctctgatcatttttgtggcctcccctggacctgctccaacaggtccatgtccttcctgtgctgaggaccccagagctggatgcagtgctgcaggaggggggtctcaccagagcagagtcgATATATTTTACTTACAGCCAATTATACCACTATAGAAAAGACAACAGTGACTGAAATACTAGGTTCTGACTGAAAAATATAGCAGGAGCAATATCTAATTATGAAGGAGCTCTTTTGTATTTACATGTAGATATTTTTGCAGCCCCAAGGTGTGGACAGGAAAGGATGTGTGACAGACTAATTGAGACTTGGGTCAGGTGGAATTTATGGGAGGCGTGGGCTctggcaaataaaatatttttcaaggttGATGGCACAAGTGACTTGTGAAgtttgattatttatttatttcctagGCCATGGAAGATTATCACAACTGTGTCACAAGCATTGCTGTTGCCATCCTAAGTGAATACCACGAGCTCTTTGGGAAGCGGCTGTCTGACCAGGGAGTGATAGACCACCAAACCCTGGAGGAACAGAAGCGTCAGCTCAACTTTGAGCTCAATAGCtctgggaaatattttgcttttaaggaACAGCTAAAGGTAGAGTCCATCatgcttttcccttccctacTTGTTTTGTCCTGGCAGTTTCTCAATGAGGAACTGCTGCTCCATAGTGGTAATTTAGGGTGATGTGTTGCTCCAGAATCCCTTCCTGCCACTCAGGGCTGTTGCAGTGAGCAGGGGAAGGACATGTTTTTTCCTCTAACGGCACAGGCACTGAGCTACTTTGCTGGCAGGAAGACGGGGTTCCCCTCTCTCAGCTGCCTGGAGACTCCCTTGCTGTGCTGAGGGGACCCTCCCTCCCACATGTTGTCCCTAAAGGGGCACTGGCATGTCAGGGGGAGCATGGGCTGGGAGGTGGGAAAGGAATTCAcccctgcttgcttttttttctttattggtgctgggctggatttCTTCCTCAGAACTAAGTTGGAGCTTCAGCATATTCTGGCTCCAGATTATTACACTTGTGGAGCTGGAGGGGGTGCAGGTGGGGACCTGCCTTGTCCAACAGTTGCATGACTCCACAGTACACTGTAGTGAAGATTGTGAGGGAGAAATACTTGAAGACCACAGCATTTGAGACCCAGGAGGAGTTCCAGGCGTTTCTCAGTGAGCTCTATGTGTACCTCGTGGACCAGATGCATATTGCCCTGAACCAGGTAGGGAGAAACCCTAACATGGGTCCAGTCAGCTGGGATGGGGGACTTGGGACACAGCTTCACTATGGATCCAGGGCTTGACACCACATCTAGTGAAGGTGGGGACACTTTTGCCTTCAAGGTGGAAGCAGGCTTGTGCTTTCCTTTACTGCAGTTATCACACGCGGGCCCCAAGGCACACTCAGAGGCAAGATCTGGTGCATCTGTATCCTACTGCTACGAAATCCTGATGATGGGATATGTGCGAGATGCCACTAGTAAAAGCTGCTGTAGCTGGCTTGTGGCAAGGGTGGCTGGGTCTGTGCCATCTGCCACTCACCCCGCCAGAGCACAGACCTTCCAGCATGAGCTGGGGTCACCAGTGACACCACAGGGGAAGTTTGAAATGGTGTTGACCTAGGGGATACTGTTACTTGTCACAACTGCAAATAATGGATATTGCCCCATCCCTGTGTGGCAGAGGTACCTGTGAATGACAGGAGTGTGTCCCACCACAAGCAGCAGCCAGGACAGCCTGCCTTTCTGACCTGTGCAGCCCCAGCCATGCCAGGCTGTACTCAGCTCACTGTCAGactggaggctgctgctgtaCTGAGATCACATGAACCATTCTTACCCTCCTGGAGCTAATGCTGTGTCTCACTTCTTACCAGCTACTGTCTGAGGAAGCTGCTTCCCCTGCCCCTCTGTCCCACACGATTAAGGAGCAGCTCTGGCTCTTTGCTCGCGAAGCTGAAGTCAACAAGGACTACAAGCTGGCATCTCTCTACCACCAGCAGGTAAAGGAGCTGCTGTTCTTTCCTGCCCATCTCCCGTGTGTCTGAGCTGGCAGCCAGCACGGCAGTGTGGGCTCCGTGTCGCTGACAGCTCAGCCAGCCCTGACTGTTGTGTAGGGAGGAAGGAGGTGAATGTGACCAGGATACTCAGGCTGAACATGTGAGGGATTTTCTAGGGAGATGCTGCTCTCTGGAGGTTGTGAGATAAAGGCTGGCCAGGTCACTGAGGACTTCAGCCTCCAGGCCAGGGGAAATGGGATGAGCTGGTCCAAAAGGCATGCTGGGtcagcactggggacactgggccCTCTAACAGGAGGCTAGGAGGAGGTCAGATGAAGCTGGAGGACATGTGTTAGGTGAAGGAGGCTTCCAGGAAGGCCATCATATCCCAGTTAAGGGAAACCCTAGTACGTGATAGACAAGGGTTTGATTGTTGCTAAACTGGGCTGGGGTGGCCAGAGGAAAAACCATGGTCACTCCAGAGATGTCTCCCCAGTCTGCTGTGTGTGCTGAGTGTGGTTGCAGCAGTCCTTGCTCCAGTAATGATCTCTTGTGTCTAGAGGGTGGCTCAGGACCAGAGCAACATCCAGTACTGGCTGGACTATGGGGCATTCTGCCTCCTCCTTGAGGAAACAACCAAAGCCCAGGAGTGCTTCCAACAGGCTCTTTCTCTGGACCCCCATCACATCCAAAGGTGCTGCGTGCTCCcagtgggtgggtgggagggtggggggtgtcccccacaccactgccCAGGGCCTGCAAGGCTAACCTGTctggccctgtccccagcctgctgctctgTGGGGTTGTGGCTGTCATACTGCAGCACTATGAAGAGGCAGAGATTTTCTTTGAGGATGCCTGTTGCTTGGAGCCATCCAGCATCATAGCCTGGACACTTTCAGGTACAAAAGCAAGCCAGCCTATGTGCTCAAGGTGTTCCTGTAGCGCCAAGCATtgcttctgctcctgctcctcttctccctgctctaATCTGAGGGCTAGGGGAAGGATATTGCTAAGGGTCAGATCTCTGCTTATGCTGCTCTTTCTGTCTCACATAGGTTTGTTTTATGAGCTGCAGAATAATAATATTCAGGCAGAAATGGCCTTCCGTGAGGCTAAGAAGCTACTGCAAGCACAGCTCGCCAAGGAGAGGAGCATCTCTGACGCTGCTGAGcgagaagaagggaaaaagcacatttctgcTGCATGTGTGAGGTCTCCCAACCCAGGCCCAGAAGAGTGCTTGCCAGGTAACGATGGTCACAACCAGGAGGTGCCCTAGCACTGGCAAGGAGGGGGCTTGGAACAGTGTGGGAGGTGGTGAACagtggaaggagaggagaaattTCTAAGGATTTCTCAGAGGAGAAATACAAAGTTGTAAAGGAAGATAATGTGGACTGTGAGCTAGAATAGGCTGACTACAAACTGTGCCAGCAAGAGACAACAGCTGCAAGCATGCTGCTTTAAATGATAAAGCTTTCTGGAAGCAGCACAGCCAATGCCTTGTGTTACCTGCAACCCAGCAGAGGGACaattctttgcatttatttttctgccccTGCCCAGTGCCACCAACATACCGATGTGTGGGCAGTGGCCAGGGCAGCTGGAGGAAGCGAGCATACTTTTTGAGGCTTTGGGAGGGCAGAACTGCCTCTGTGGCAGTTGTACATTAGGGTCATCCAGGTTTAGCCTTCATGAAAGCTGTGGCCGTGACCTCCCAACACAGCTTGGAAAGCACTGCCTCACCAATTCAAAGAGCAAACCAGCTGCTTGGTGGTGACCCTGAACCAAAGGCTTCCTTTGGAGCCTTGCTGAATCCAGCCTTACCATGAGCCAAGACTTTCTGTCCCAAGTCCCAGATATCTGGCCGGGCTGCTGGAAATGTCGgctggctttatttttaacattatcaCCACTTCATGCAAAGTGCCTCAGAGAGCCAAGCCACATGTCCTATGCCTTTTTTTGCCCCTTATGATTATGAGCTAAAGGATATTGTCTTATTTATACCTGTTTCTAGCTTCACCTTGTAATCTTGTACTCAAAACCCCAGACACAGGTATTGCTGACTGCAAAGAAATTTCTTCCCAGTTCTGAAAATCTGatcttttatattttctctcttccccattTCTGCGGAAGCACGCTCCAAACTGGGCAGTTTATGGCAAACTCTTTGTTTGCATCTAATGGTTGTTGGGGTTTCATTCCAGAGAGGGTTCCAGATGGCTCAGCTGACAAAgtgccagaggcagcagagcctgcCTTGGCCTGCGCGGCACCCAGGGAAGAGACTACTGCACTGGACACAGCCCCAAAAGGTTAGGGGACGGGGGCCTGGTGTGTCCCAGTGCTGGGAGATGGCCTCATGAGATCCGTGGGGAGGGGAGTAACTTCAGAGCACTGAGCTGTGGCCATCCTGATGGCAAGGCAAAACATCAAGCTTGCTCTCTCTCTCCCTAGCTGGGGAATCTCCCGGAAAAGCAGGTTCATCCCAATTTTCAGAGCAGCACATCTCAGGATGGCCAGCCAGTGGGTGAATGCAGCTCTCTCCCTACATGTCACTGAACCCAGCTGCTCGCATGTCTCCCTCCTGAGACATCAGCTCTTAAACTGTCCCTACGGATCTCCTCTGGTCATGTGTTGTGTGATCTGCCTCCTCTTGAGCTGCACTCTCCAATGGGTGGCAAAGAAATGGCAGTTCTGGGTGCTTCAGGCCCCGCTGGGTTGCTCTGGGGAGGCAGGGGCCTCACTGTGGTTAACAAGCTTCAACCATAAATTCctaccttttcttcccctgagtTTGGACAGGAAAATTAGTGGGTCAAAAGCATTGTTTCTTTTCACATCTTTTACAAAAACTTAAGcccttcagaaagaaatgctgaGTTAATCTCTGCTTCAGCCTCCTCTGCCGCTTTCTGGATTTTACACCATGTTGCTGAGGTTCCTCTGTCCCTGCCAGGGTCTCAGCCCCTGCTCttgcttcagaaacaaaaccccaactttGAGACTGatggaaacacattttcttgCAGCACCATCCCCTGTTTCAGGACGTAGCCTACCTCCCTGCACAATCTTCATGAAGGCAGTGGAATTCCTGATGAAAGTCAATGCCATCCAGGTCAGCTCAATGTGGAATGGAGGAGCGGGAAGGGAGGTTTGGTCTCCTTCCCTAGATTATTACCAAAGATCTGGTGGCAAGCTCCAGCAAGCCCCCTTCTCGGGCTCAGAGAACAAGCTGGGACCACCCCAGA
It encodes:
- the CFAP70 gene encoding cilia- and flagella-associated protein 70, with the protein product MEVPAGLSAGEDSSALPAAAALPSELQLTPTKPVQITVLKAQDLKTIKSDVSVTLVRVEYNGALLGDSSKADVLPNGTANYNFLTSFECSPDGPNSLDDIAQKPVLLTVIEVLQKEKRQKEKTVPLGQAVVDLLPLLQGQCSFKVSAPLYAVPISPLESLQPEAKGGLEVTVCTKEPLLSAMELSNGNLLSVTLEAAYSVPEAFAPTGPLQNYMACLQVPAVGENEFPLLFKNGILKLAGEKEPLPRPKIWPLANFMAPGAMSIPNSFIVGGPYEDEDGELNKREDREFRIQAESTKRIVWDMERRCYLDPAAVVVLQKRIAECQYWPVEVCGMSVASPSKGKTSKADKGDEDKQIFFHGVAYVNMVPLLCPGVKQIRGAFRVFAYQDSEVFEKTRIQHSVFRDLRSQLSLTKERPCTPGITTPLSRAVPSKTQKEDKEKITKDKDSNRRMSNAPKIQLSDATAEAENVTYLSLDRQQYIEAGMFLVMEIKLDKALVPKRLREELTSRVKQMIPPRPPLPRQTAGAKKAMEDYHNCVTSIAVAILSEYHELFGKRLSDQGVIDHQTLEEQKRQLNFELNSSGKYFAFKEQLKYTVVKIVREKYLKTTAFETQEEFQAFLSELYVYLVDQMHIALNQLLSEEAASPAPLSHTIKEQLWLFAREAEVNKDYKLASLYHQQRVAQDQSNIQYWLDYGAFCLLLEETTKAQECFQQALSLDPHHIQSLLLCGVVAVILQHYEEAEIFFEDACCLEPSSIIAWTLSGLFYELQNNNIQAEMAFREAKKLLQAQLAKERSISDAAEREEGKKHISAACVRSPNPGPEECLPVCSHGTCPRAAEPSGRSLLCILPSAGPDLLAEGRFLQM